Proteins encoded together in one Williamwhitmania taraxaci window:
- a CDS encoding FISUMP domain-containing protein encodes MPANGDTTNREVTFTALPGGNRNNNGTFNNIGNNGNWWSATENNATNAWNRNMNYNNSNVNRNNNNKELGFSVRCVRDLKENTATGIISLWLL; translated from the coding sequence TTGCCTGCAAATGGTGATACAACAAATAGAGAGGTTACTTTTACAGCCCTTCCGGGTGGCAACCGTAACAACAATGGAACATTCAACAACATTGGAAACAACGGTAACTGGTGGAGTGCTACGGAGAACAATGCAACAAACGCATGGAACCGTAACATGAACTACAATAATAGCAATGTAAACAGAAACAACAACAATAAGGAGTTGGGGTTTTCAGTCCGTTGCGTAAGGGATTTGAAGGAAAACACAGCCACGGGGATTATTTCCCTGTGGCTTTTATAA